From a single Strix uralensis isolate ZFMK-TIS-50842 chromosome 25, bStrUra1, whole genome shotgun sequence genomic region:
- the RIMS3 gene encoding regulating synaptic membrane exocytosis protein 3: protein MFNGDASSSAARNVVRSSSISGEMYNLEKSARGSADSVAVTASKKRRSSLGAKMVAIVGLSQWSKSTLQLNQTEGGPKKLRSNIRRSTETGIAVEMRTRVTRQGSRESTDGSTNSNSSDGTFIFPTTRLGAESQFSDFLDGLGPGQLVGRQTLATPPMGDVHIGMADRNGQLEVEVIQARGLIPKMGSKSIPATYVKVYLLENGVCLAKKKTKVVKKTCDPSYQQPLLFEESPQGKVLQVIVWGDYGRMDHKCFMGMAQIVLEELDLSSAVAGWYKLFPTSSLADSSIGPLTRRLSQSSLESSTSPSCP from the exons ATGTTCAACGGGGATGCCAGCTCCTCGGCGGCCAGGAATGTCGTCCGCAGCTCCAGCATCAGCGGCGAGATGTACAACCTCGAGAAGAGCGCGCGGGGCAGCGCCGACTCCGTCGCCGTCACCGCCAGCAAGAAGAGACGCTCCAGCCTGGGCGCCAAGATGGTGGCAATCGTGGGGCTGTCCCAGTGGAGCAAGAGCACGCTGCAGCTCAACCAGACCG AGGGTGGCCCCAAAAAGCTTCGCAGCAACATCCGTCGGAGCACAGAGACCGGCATCGCGGTGGAGATGAGGACCAGGGTCACCCGACAAGGCAGCCGGGAATCCACCGACGGCAGCACCAACAGCAACAGCTCTGACGGCAC GTTCATCTTCCCCACCACCCGGTTGGGCGCCGAGAGTCAGTTCAGCGACTTCCTCGACGGGTTGGGGCCGGGCCAGCTGGTGGGGCGGCAGACACTGGCCACCCCGCCGATGG GCGACGTCCACATCGGCATGGCTGACCGCAACGGGCAGCTGGAGGTGGAGGTGATCCAGGCGAGGGGCCTTATCCCGAAGATGGGCTCCAAGTCCATCCCTG CCACCTACGTGAAAGTTTACCTGTTGGAGAACGGCGTCTGCCTGGCCAAGAAGAAGACCAAGGTGGTGAAGAAAACCTGCGACCCGTCGTACCAGCAGCCTCTGCTCTTCGAGGAGAGTCCCCAGGGCAAAGTCCTGCAG GTGATCGTCTGGGGAGATTACGGGCGCATGGACCACAAGTGCTTCATGGGGATGGCCCAGATCGTCTTGGAGGAGCTCGACCTCTCCAGCGCGGTCGCGGGCTGGTACAAACTCTTCCCCACCTCCTCGCTGGCCGACTCCAGCATCGGACCCCTGACGCGCCGCCTCTCCCAGTCCTCCCTGGAGagctccaccagcccctcctgcccGTAG